A single genomic interval of Paenibacillus macerans harbors:
- the rplJ gene encoding 50S ribosomal protein L10, which translates to MANAKVIQAKQEAVDALTAKLRESATTVVADYRGLNVAQVTELRKQLREAGVEFQVLKNTLVRRATAAAELSELDEVLTGPTAIAFSTEDAVAPAKILSDFAKKNDALKVKGGVVEGRVVGVDQIKALADLPSREGLLSMLLSVLQAPMRNFALAVKAVAEKEEGGATA; encoded by the coding sequence TTGGCAAACGCAAAAGTCATTCAAGCGAAACAAGAAGCGGTTGACGCGTTGACTGCGAAGCTGCGCGAAAGCGCAACGACCGTCGTGGCGGACTATCGCGGATTGAATGTTGCACAAGTTACCGAACTCCGCAAACAGCTTCGCGAAGCCGGCGTGGAATTCCAAGTGCTGAAGAATACGCTCGTTCGCCGCGCAACCGCCGCTGCGGAACTTTCTGAACTGGACGAAGTGCTGACCGGTCCAACGGCCATCGCTTTCAGTACGGAAGACGCAGTAGCTCCGGCAAAAATTTTGAGCGATTTCGCCAAAAAGAACGATGCATTGAAAGTGAAGGGTGGCGTGGTTGAAGGCCGTGTAGTTGGCGTCGACCAAATCAAAGCGCTGGCGGATCTTCCGTCCCGCGAAGGTCTCCTTTCCATGCTCCTCAGCGTGCTGCAGGCTCCGATGCGCAACTTCGCGCTCGCGGTCAAAGCCGTTGCCGAGAAAGAAGAGGGCGGCGCAACCGCTTAA
- the rplL gene encoding 50S ribosomal protein L7/L12 — MSKESILEEIKGMTVLELNDLVKAIEEEFGVTAAAPVVVAGGGGGGAEAAEQTEFDVILTNAGASKINVIKVVREITGLGLKEAKDLVDNAPKPLKEKVGKEEADGIKAKLEEAGATVEVK, encoded by the coding sequence ATGAGTAAAGAATCCATCTTGGAAGAGATTAAAGGTATGACCGTTCTTGAACTGAACGATCTTGTAAAAGCAATCGAAGAAGAATTTGGCGTAACTGCAGCAGCTCCGGTAGTTGTAGCAGGTGGCGGCGGCGGCGGTGCCGAAGCTGCTGAACAAACTGAATTCGACGTGATCCTGACTAACGCTGGCGCATCCAAAATCAACGTTATCAAAGTGGTTCGCGAAATCACGGGCCTCGGCTTGAAAGAAGCCAAAGACCTGGTAGACAACGCTCCGAAGCCGCTGAAAGAAAAAGTGGGCAAAGAAGAAGCAGACGGCATCAAAGCAAAATTGGAAGAAGCAGGCGCAACTGTAGAAGTAAAATAA
- a CDS encoding class I SAM-dependent methyltransferase codes for MSDHYYSSNPTAEHDRKVWDATLRGQTFRFVSDAGVFAKGGVDFGSRTLIEAMEIPQDAKVLDVGCGYGPIGLAAAKLAGRGHVTMIDVNARAVDLARENAELNQVSNVTILESDLFAALKDQKFDVVLTNPPIRAGKSIVHAIFEGAYERLESGGALWIVIQKKQGAPSAKAKLESLFAQVEEVTKDKGYRIYKAVKA; via the coding sequence ATGTCGGATCACTACTATTCCAGCAACCCAACGGCTGAGCATGACCGCAAAGTGTGGGACGCAACGCTGCGGGGGCAGACTTTCCGTTTTGTAAGCGATGCGGGGGTGTTCGCCAAAGGCGGCGTGGACTTCGGCAGCCGTACCCTGATTGAAGCAATGGAAATTCCGCAGGATGCCAAAGTTCTCGACGTGGGCTGCGGCTACGGACCGATCGGGCTTGCGGCGGCGAAGCTGGCCGGCCGGGGGCATGTGACGATGATCGACGTCAATGCAAGAGCCGTGGATTTGGCCCGGGAAAACGCGGAGCTAAACCAAGTGAGCAATGTAACGATTCTGGAAAGCGATTTGTTTGCGGCCTTGAAGGACCAAAAGTTTGATGTGGTGCTGACCAATCCGCCGATTCGCGCCGGCAAAAGCATCGTGCATGCGATTTTTGAGGGGGCTTATGAACGGTTGGAGTCCGGCGGCGCATTGTGGATCGTGATCCAGAAGAAACAGGGCGCCCCGTCGGCTAAGGCAAAGCTGGAGTCGCTTTTTGCGCAGGTAGAGGAAGTTACCAAAGATAAGGGATACCGAATCTATAAAGCGGTCAAAGCATAA
- the rpoB gene encoding DNA-directed RNA polymerase subunit beta: MAGHLVQYGRRTRRSYARINEILEVPNLIEIQQKSYEWFLEEGLREMFQDISPIQDFTGNLVLEFIDYSLGEPKYTVDDAKERDVTYAAPLRVKVRLINKETGEVKEQEVFMGDFPLMTETGTFIINGAERVIVSQLVRSPSVYFSTKVDKNGKKMYTATVIPNRGAWLELETDAKDIIYVRIDRTRKIPVTVLLRALGFGTDAEILDLLGNDEYIRNTLDKDNTDSTEKALIEIYERLRPGEPPTLENAKSLLVARFFDPKRYDLANVGRYKINKKLHIKNRLFNQRLAETLIDTVTGEIIAEAGQMVDRRLLDEILPHLEDSVGFRNYHVTGGVLDSEDIPLQTIDVFSPIEDGKVVKVIANRNIDKSVKHITPADIISSISYFINLLHGIGSTDDIDHLGNRRLRSVGELLQNQFRIGLSRMERVVRERMSIQDANVITPQALINIRPVIASIKEFFGSSQLSQFMDQTNPLAELTHKRRLSALGPGGLTRERAGMEVRDVHPSHYGRMCPIETPEGPNIGLINSLSTFARINEYGFIEAPYRWVDPKTGTVTDQVAYLTADEEDNYVIAQANAKLTEDNKFEDEFVIVRYNKQSDNILTMPSNRVDYMDISPKQVVSVATALIPFLENDDSNRALMGSNMQRQAVPLLIPKAPLVGTGMEHKAAKDSGVCIVSKYDGFIERSAANEIWLRRVEVVDGKEVKGDIVKYKLHKFMRSNQGTCINQRPIVKRGDIVKKGDILADGPSTEMGELALGRNVVVAFMTWEGYNYEDAILLSEKLVKEDVYTSIHIEEYESEARDTKLGPEEITRDIPNVGEEALRNLDERGIIRVGAEIAAGDILVGKVTPKGVTELTAEERLLHAIFGEKAREVRDTSLRVPHGTDGIVVDVKVFTRDNGDELPPGVNQLVRVYIAQKRKISEGDKMAGRHGNKGVVARILPEEDMPFMPDGTPVQVVLNPLGVPSRMNIGQVLEIHLGMAALQMGIHVATPVFDGANEEDVFDTMEEAGMQRNGKTMLYDGRTGEPFEREVTVGVMHMIKLAHMVDDKIHARSTGPYSLVTQQPLGGKAQFGGQRFGEMEVWALEAYGAAYTLQEILTVKSDDVVGRVKTYESIVKGENVPEPGVPESFKVLIKELQSLGMDVKILTENEEEIEMKEIDDEEDASGDKLSLNLEGSEVGVE, from the coding sequence TTGGCAGGACATCTTGTTCAATATGGTCGACGCACTCGGCGCAGTTATGCGCGAATTAACGAGATACTCGAAGTTCCGAACCTGATCGAAATCCAACAGAAATCCTACGAGTGGTTCTTGGAAGAAGGCCTGCGGGAAATGTTCCAGGATATCTCGCCAATCCAGGATTTCACCGGAAATTTGGTGTTGGAGTTCATCGATTACAGCCTGGGCGAACCGAAGTACACGGTGGATGACGCGAAGGAACGCGACGTAACGTATGCGGCGCCGCTGCGGGTTAAAGTCCGGCTCATTAACAAGGAAACCGGGGAAGTCAAAGAGCAGGAAGTATTCATGGGAGATTTCCCGCTGATGACCGAAACCGGCACATTCATTATCAATGGTGCGGAACGGGTTATTGTCAGCCAGTTGGTTCGCTCTCCTAGCGTCTATTTCAGCACAAAAGTGGATAAGAACGGCAAAAAGATGTACACCGCAACCGTTATTCCGAACCGCGGAGCCTGGCTCGAGCTGGAGACGGATGCGAAGGATATTATTTACGTGCGGATCGACCGTACCCGCAAAATCCCTGTCACCGTGCTGCTTCGTGCGCTTGGCTTCGGCACGGATGCCGAAATTTTGGATTTGCTGGGCAACGACGAATATATCCGCAACACCCTTGACAAAGACAATACGGATTCGACGGAAAAAGCGCTGATCGAAATCTATGAACGTCTTCGTCCGGGCGAGCCGCCGACGCTTGAAAACGCGAAGAGCTTGCTCGTGGCGCGCTTCTTTGACCCTAAACGTTACGATCTGGCCAATGTCGGCCGTTACAAAATCAATAAAAAGCTGCACATCAAAAACCGTTTGTTCAACCAGCGCCTCGCCGAGACGTTGATCGATACGGTTACGGGCGAAATCATCGCCGAAGCCGGTCAGATGGTGGACCGCCGTTTGCTGGATGAGATTCTTCCTCATTTGGAAGACAGCGTCGGCTTCCGGAATTACCATGTGACGGGCGGCGTGCTGGATTCGGAGGATATCCCTCTGCAGACGATCGATGTGTTCTCGCCGATCGAAGACGGCAAAGTAGTGAAGGTCATCGCCAACCGCAACATCGATAAATCGGTGAAGCATATCACCCCTGCTGATATTATTTCTTCGATCAGCTATTTTATCAATTTGTTGCACGGCATCGGCAGCACGGACGATATCGACCATCTCGGCAACCGCCGTCTGCGCTCCGTGGGCGAACTCTTGCAGAACCAGTTCCGGATCGGCTTGTCCCGGATGGAACGCGTCGTTCGCGAAAGAATGTCGATCCAAGACGCCAACGTGATTACGCCGCAGGCGCTGATTAACATCCGTCCCGTGATCGCTTCGATCAAGGAGTTCTTCGGCAGCTCGCAGTTGTCGCAGTTTATGGACCAGACGAATCCGCTTGCGGAGCTTACGCACAAACGCCGTTTGTCCGCGCTCGGTCCGGGCGGTTTGACCCGGGAACGCGCCGGCATGGAAGTGCGCGACGTTCACCCGTCCCACTACGGCCGGATGTGTCCGATCGAAACGCCGGAAGGTCCGAACATCGGTCTGATCAACTCGCTGTCCACGTTTGCGCGGATCAACGAATACGGCTTTATCGAAGCGCCATACCGCTGGGTCGATCCGAAGACCGGCACGGTTACCGACCAGGTGGCTTACCTGACGGCGGACGAGGAAGACAACTACGTCATCGCCCAGGCGAACGCGAAGCTGACCGAAGACAACAAGTTTGAGGATGAGTTTGTTATCGTCCGGTACAACAAGCAGTCCGACAACATTTTGACGATGCCGAGCAACCGGGTCGATTACATGGACATTTCGCCGAAACAGGTCGTATCCGTGGCGACGGCGCTCATTCCGTTCCTGGAGAACGACGACTCCAACCGCGCCCTCATGGGATCGAACATGCAGCGTCAGGCGGTGCCGTTGCTCATTCCGAAGGCTCCGCTCGTCGGAACCGGCATGGAACACAAAGCAGCCAAGGACTCCGGCGTCTGCATCGTCTCGAAATACGACGGCTTCATCGAACGCTCGGCCGCCAACGAAATTTGGCTGCGCCGCGTCGAAGTGGTGGACGGCAAGGAAGTCAAAGGCGACATCGTCAAATATAAGCTGCACAAATTCATGCGTTCCAACCAAGGGACCTGCATCAACCAGCGTCCGATCGTCAAACGCGGCGATATCGTCAAGAAAGGCGACATCCTCGCCGACGGTCCGTCGACGGAAATGGGCGAATTGGCGCTTGGCCGCAACGTGGTCGTGGCCTTCATGACTTGGGAAGGTTACAACTACGAGGATGCGATCCTGCTGAGCGAGAAGCTGGTGAAGGAAGACGTGTACACCTCGATCCATATCGAGGAATATGAATCCGAAGCCCGCGACACCAAGCTCGGACCGGAAGAAATTACCCGCGATATTCCGAACGTAGGGGAAGAGGCGCTGCGCAATCTCGACGAACGCGGCATTATCCGCGTCGGGGCGGAGATCGCCGCCGGCGACATCCTCGTCGGCAAAGTAACGCCGAAGGGCGTGACCGAACTGACGGCGGAAGAGCGCCTGCTGCATGCGATCTTCGGCGAGAAGGCGCGCGAAGTCCGCGATACGTCGCTGCGCGTGCCGCATGGTACCGACGGGATCGTCGTTGATGTCAAGGTGTTCACCCGCGATAACGGCGACGAGCTGCCGCCGGGCGTAAATCAGCTTGTCCGCGTCTACATCGCGCAAAAACGGAAAATTTCCGAAGGTGACAAAATGGCCGGACGCCACGGCAACAAAGGGGTCGTAGCCCGCATTTTGCCGGAAGAGGATATGCCGTTTATGCCGGACGGAACGCCGGTACAAGTCGTGCTTAACCCGCTCGGCGTGCCTTCGCGGATGAACATCGGACAGGTGCTGGAAATCCACCTCGGCATGGCCGCCCTGCAAATGGGCATCCACGTCGCTACTCCGGTATTCGACGGCGCGAACGAAGAGGACGTGTTCGACACGATGGAAGAAGCCGGCATGCAGCGCAACGGTAAAACGATGCTGTACGACGGCCGCACGGGCGAACCGTTCGAACGGGAAGTTACCGTCGGCGTCATGCACATGATCAAGCTGGCGCACATGGTTGACGATAAAATCCACGCCCGCTCCACCGGGCCGTACTCGCTCGTTACGCAGCAGCCGCTCGGCGGTAAAGCGCAGTTCGGCGGACAGCGTTTCGGGGAGATGGAAGTGTGGGCGCTGGAAGCTTACGGCGCCGCTTATACGCTGCAGGAAATTCTCACCGTCAAATCGGACGACGTGGTCGGCCGCGTGAAGACGTACGAATCCATCGTGAAGGGCGAAAACGTGCCTGAACCGGGTGTTCCGGAATCGTTTAAGGTTCTGATCAAAGAACTGCAAAGCTTGGGGATGGACGTCAAGATCCTGACCGAAAACGAAGAAGAGATCGAGATGAAGGAAATCGACGACGAGGAAGATGCCTCCGGCGATAAGCTCAGCCTCAACCTGGAAGGTTCGGAAGTCGGAGTAGAATAG
- the rpoC gene encoding DNA-directed RNA polymerase subunit beta', with translation MLDVNNFEFMKIGLASPDKIRSWSRGEVKKPETINYRTLKPEKEGLFCEKIFGPTKDWECHCGKYKRVRYKGVVCDRCGVEVTRAKVRRERMGHIELAAPVSHIWYFKGIPSRMGLALDMSPRSLEEIIYFASYVVTDPGETPLEKKQLLSEKEYRSYREKYGYGFQAGMGAEAVKKLLQDLDIDKELEFLKEELRTAQGQRRNRAIKRLEVIEAFKSSGNEPEWMILDVLPVIPPELRPMVQLDGGRFATSDLNDLYRRVINRNNRLKRLLDLGAPDIIVQNEKRMLQEAVDALIDNGRRGRPVTGPGNRPLKSLSHMLKGKQGRFRQNLLGKRVDYSGRSVIVVGPYLKMYQCGLPKEMALELFKPFVMKELVNKGLAHNIKSAKRKVERVSPEVWDVLEEVIKEHPVLLNRAPTLHRLGIQAFEPILVEGRAIRLHPLVCTAYNADFDGDQMAVHVPLSAEAQAEARILMLASGNILNPKDGKPVVTPSQDMVLGSYYLTMDNKDAQGSGMILSSVNEAVSAYQRGTASLHARVAIPAKALGKTSFTEAQQNALLITTVGKIIFNEIFPASFPYINEPTRVNLFQGTPDKYFIHEKGVDIVERIMNAPQAGGVGKEYLGEIIGRCFEIYQTTETSVILDRIKQTGFTYSTRAGVSIAVADVIVPQEKQDILRESEEKVRVVTNQYRRGLITNEERYDRVIDIWSKCKDQITDILMKSMDRYNSIMMMVDSKARGNKSQITQLGGMRGLMANPAGRIIELPIKSNFREGLTVLEYFISTHGARKGLADTALRTADSGYLTRRLVDVAQDVIVREEDCGTDKGFTVGVIQDGKEVIENLYDRIEGRYSFETVRHPETGEIIIHRNELIDSDKAHEIVDAGITKLQIRSVLSCRARHGVCKKCYGRNLATGKHVEIGEAVGIIAAQSIGEPGTQLTMRTFHTGGVAGDDITQGLPRIQELFEARNPKGQATISEIDGVIKEIREAKDRREIEVQGEAETKVYSVTYGSRLRVSEGDQIEAGDELTDGSIDPKEILRIKGIRGVQNYILQEVQRVYRNQGVEINDKHVEVMIRQMLRKIRIVDSGDTPLLPGSFVDLHEYEMANKEAILSGQEPAVAKPVLLGITKASLETDSFLSAASFQETTRVLTDAAIKGKVDKLLGLKENVIIGKLIPAGTGMNRYRSLQFEESELDETSEESLEPVSVE, from the coding sequence TTGTTGGACGTCAACAACTTCGAGTTTATGAAAATTGGGCTTGCTTCCCCAGACAAAATTCGTTCTTGGTCCCGCGGAGAAGTGAAGAAACCGGAAACGATCAACTACCGCACGTTGAAACCGGAAAAGGAAGGGCTGTTCTGCGAGAAGATTTTCGGCCCGACCAAAGACTGGGAATGTCATTGCGGTAAATATAAGAGAGTTCGCTACAAAGGCGTAGTCTGCGACCGCTGCGGCGTCGAAGTGACGAGAGCAAAAGTGCGCCGCGAGCGGATGGGCCATATCGAGCTGGCCGCTCCGGTGTCCCACATTTGGTACTTCAAAGGGATTCCGAGCCGCATGGGCCTTGCGCTTGACATGTCGCCGCGTTCGCTGGAAGAGATCATTTATTTTGCATCTTATGTCGTGACGGATCCGGGTGAAACACCGCTGGAGAAAAAGCAGCTTTTGTCCGAGAAGGAATACCGCAGCTATCGCGAGAAATACGGTTACGGTTTCCAAGCCGGCATGGGTGCGGAAGCGGTGAAGAAGCTGCTTCAGGATCTCGATATCGACAAAGAGCTCGAATTTTTGAAAGAAGAGCTGCGCACGGCACAAGGCCAGCGCCGCAACCGGGCGATCAAACGGCTTGAAGTGATCGAAGCGTTCAAGAGCTCCGGCAACGAGCCGGAGTGGATGATCCTCGACGTGCTTCCGGTCATTCCGCCGGAACTCCGTCCGATGGTTCAACTCGACGGCGGACGTTTCGCCACGTCTGACCTGAACGATCTGTACCGCCGCGTCATCAACCGGAACAACCGTTTGAAACGGCTGCTTGATCTCGGCGCGCCCGATATCATTGTGCAAAACGAAAAACGGATGCTGCAGGAAGCGGTGGACGCCTTGATCGACAACGGCCGCCGCGGCCGCCCGGTAACGGGCCCGGGCAACCGTCCGCTTAAATCCTTGAGCCATATGCTGAAAGGGAAACAAGGCCGTTTCCGGCAAAACCTGCTCGGGAAACGCGTCGACTACTCCGGACGTTCCGTTATCGTTGTAGGACCGTATTTGAAAATGTATCAATGCGGCCTGCCGAAAGAAATGGCGCTGGAGCTGTTTAAGCCTTTCGTGATGAAAGAGCTGGTCAACAAAGGCCTGGCGCACAACATCAAGAGCGCAAAGCGCAAAGTCGAACGCGTAAGCCCCGAAGTTTGGGATGTGCTCGAAGAGGTTATTAAGGAACATCCGGTTCTGCTGAACCGTGCTCCTACGCTTCACCGTCTCGGTATTCAGGCGTTTGAACCGATTCTTGTCGAAGGACGCGCCATCCGTCTTCACCCGTTGGTATGTACGGCTTACAACGCCGACTTCGACGGCGACCAGATGGCCGTGCACGTGCCGTTGTCGGCGGAAGCCCAAGCGGAAGCGCGCATTCTGATGCTGGCTTCCGGCAACATTCTGAACCCGAAAGACGGCAAGCCGGTCGTTACGCCTTCGCAGGACATGGTTCTGGGCTCCTACTATCTGACGATGGACAACAAGGACGCTCAAGGCTCCGGCATGATTTTGTCCTCGGTCAACGAAGCGGTATCCGCTTATCAACGGGGAACGGCTTCCCTGCATGCGCGGGTGGCTATCCCGGCGAAAGCTTTGGGCAAAACGAGCTTTACGGAAGCGCAGCAAAACGCTTTGCTGATCACTACGGTCGGTAAAATCATTTTTAATGAAATTTTCCCGGCCAGCTTCCCGTACATTAATGAACCGACCCGCGTGAACTTGTTCCAAGGAACGCCGGATAAATATTTTATCCATGAAAAAGGCGTGGACATCGTGGAGCGGATCATGAATGCGCCGCAAGCGGGCGGGGTCGGCAAAGAATACCTCGGGGAAATTATCGGACGCTGCTTCGAAATCTACCAAACGACGGAAACTTCCGTCATTCTGGACAGAATCAAGCAAACCGGCTTTACTTACTCCACACGTGCCGGCGTAAGTATTGCGGTGGCGGACGTTATCGTTCCGCAGGAAAAGCAGGACATTCTGCGCGAATCCGAGGAGAAAGTACGGGTTGTCACCAATCAATACCGCCGCGGTCTAATCACGAACGAAGAGCGGTACGACCGCGTTATCGATATCTGGTCCAAGTGTAAGGATCAAATTACCGATATCCTAATGAAGTCGATGGACCGCTACAACTCCATCATGATGATGGTCGATTCCAAGGCGCGGGGGAACAAATCGCAGATCACCCAGCTGGGCGGTATGCGGGGCCTCATGGCCAACCCGGCCGGCCGCATCATCGAACTTCCGATCAAATCGAACTTCCGCGAAGGCCTCACGGTCCTGGAATACTTCATTTCGACGCACGGCGCGCGGAAAGGTCTGGCCGATACCGCGCTGCGGACGGCGGACTCCGGTTATTTGACCCGCCGTCTCGTCGACGTGGCTCAGGACGTTATCGTGCGCGAGGAAGATTGCGGTACGGATAAAGGCTTTACCGTCGGCGTGATTCAGGACGGCAAAGAGGTTATCGAAAATCTGTACGACCGGATCGAAGGCCGTTACTCGTTCGAAACGGTACGGCATCCGGAAACCGGCGAGATCATCATTCACCGGAACGAGCTGATCGATTCCGACAAAGCGCATGAAATCGTGGACGCAGGAATCACGAAGCTGCAAATCCGTTCCGTGCTCAGCTGCCGTGCCCGTCATGGCGTCTGCAAAAAGTGCTACGGCCGCAACCTGGCCACCGGCAAACACGTGGAGATCGGCGAAGCTGTCGGCATTATCGCCGCTCAGTCGATCGGCGAACCGGGAACCCAGCTCACCATGCGTACGTTCCATACCGGGGGCGTTGCGGGCGACGACATTACCCAAGGTTTGCCGCGGATTCAGGAACTGTTTGAAGCCCGGAATCCGAAAGGTCAAGCCACGATCAGTGAAATCGACGGCGTGATCAAGGAAATCCGCGAAGCGAAGGACCGCCGCGAAATCGAGGTACAAGGCGAAGCGGAAACGAAGGTCTACTCCGTCACCTACGGTTCCCGTCTGCGCGTAAGCGAAGGCGACCAAATCGAGGCTGGGGACGAACTGACCGACGGTTCCATCGACCCGAAAGAAATTTTGCGCATCAAAGGGATTCGCGGCGTACAGAACTACATTTTGCAGGAAGTTCAGCGCGTATACCGCAACCAGGGCGTAGAAATCAACGACAAGCACGTCGAGGTTATGATCCGCCAGATGCTGCGTAAAATCCGGATCGTCGATTCCGGCGATACGCCGCTTCTGCCGGGCTCTTTCGTCGATCTGCACGAGTACGAAATGGCGAACAAGGAAGCCATCTTGTCCGGCCAAGAGCCCGCTGTGGCCAAACCGGTTCTGCTCGGGATTACGAAAGCGTCGCTCGAAACGGATTCCTTCCTGTCGGCCGCTTCCTTCCAGGAAACGACGCGCGTGCTTACCGACGCTGCCATCAAAGGCAAAGTCGATAAGCTGCTCGGCCTGAAGGAAAACGTCATTATCGGGAAGCTGATTCCGGCCGGCACCGGCATGAACCGTTACCGCAGCCTCCAGTTTGAGGAATCTGAGCTGGACGAGACGAGCGAGGAAAGCCTTGAGCCTGTTTCCGTTGAATAA
- a CDS encoding ribosomal L7Ae/L30e/S12e/Gadd45 family protein, which translates to MSNDKGLRDAPVKIGTKQTMRMVELGRAVEVYVAENADPRLTSKIIALCNERGVKVTLVDTMAALGKACGIEVGAAMAAIVKP; encoded by the coding sequence ATGTCTAATGATAAAGGACTTCGGGACGCACCAGTGAAAATCGGCACCAAGCAAACCATGCGAATGGTAGAGCTAGGACGCGCCGTGGAAGTTTATGTGGCTGAAAATGCAGATCCACGTCTTACATCGAAAATCATCGCCTTATGCAATGAGCGCGGCGTCAAGGTCACTCTTGTGGACACGATGGCGGCTCTTGGCAAAGCCTGCGGGATTGAAGTGGGCGCGGCGATGGCGGCGATTGTAAAACCATAG
- the rpsL gene encoding 30S ribosomal protein S12, which yields MPTINQLVRKGRQEKVYKSKSPALQRGFNALKREATDLSSPQKRGVCTRVGTMTPKKPNSALRKYARVRLTNRVEVTAYIPGIGHNLQEHSVVLIRGGRVKDLPGVRYHIVRGALDTAGVNNRMQARSKYGAKRPKAKKS from the coding sequence ATGCCAACAATTAACCAATTAGTACGCAAAGGACGCCAAGAGAAGGTGTACAAATCCAAATCGCCAGCGCTGCAAAGAGGGTTTAACGCTCTGAAACGCGAGGCTACCGATTTGAGCTCTCCGCAAAAACGCGGCGTCTGCACTCGTGTAGGTACGATGACTCCGAAAAAACCGAACTCCGCGCTTCGTAAATATGCCCGTGTTCGCTTGACGAACCGTGTAGAGGTGACGGCTTATATTCCGGGGATCGGACATAACCTGCAAGAGCACAGCGTGGTGCTGATTCGCGGCGGCCGGGTCAAAGACCTCCCAGGTGTACGTTATCATATCGTACGCGGAGCTTTGGATACCGCTGGAGTTAACAACCGGATGCAAGCCCGTTCCAAATACGGCGCAAAACGTCCGAAAGCGAAAAAATCCTAA
- the rpsG gene encoding 30S ribosomal protein S7, with the protein MPRKGPVAKRDVLPDPVYNSKLVTRLINRIMIDGKRGVAQSILYNAFNIIQERTGNDPMEVFEAALKNIMPVLEVKARRVGGANYQVPIEVKPERRTSLGLRWLVNYSRTRGEKTMEERLAAEIIDASNNTGASVKKREDTHKMAEANKAFAHYRW; encoded by the coding sequence ATGCCACGCAAAGGTCCAGTTGCCAAAAGAGACGTGTTGCCGGATCCGGTGTATAACAGCAAGCTGGTTACCCGCTTGATCAACCGCATCATGATCGACGGTAAACGCGGTGTTGCTCAAAGCATTCTTTACAACGCGTTCAACATCATTCAAGAACGCACGGGGAACGACCCGATGGAAGTATTTGAAGCAGCGCTCAAGAACATCATGCCTGTACTGGAAGTTAAAGCTCGCCGTGTCGGTGGTGCGAACTACCAGGTTCCGATCGAAGTTAAGCCGGAAAGACGTACATCCCTGGGATTACGTTGGCTCGTAAACTACTCTCGCACCCGCGGTGAGAAAACGATGGAGGAGCGTTTGGCTGCCGAGATTATCGACGCATCCAACAACACAGGCGCTTCCGTGAAGAAACGCGAAGACACGCACAAAATGGCGGAAGCGAACAAAGCGTTCGCACACTACCGCTGGTAG